The following coding sequences are from one Culex quinquefasciatus strain JHB chromosome 1, VPISU_Cqui_1.0_pri_paternal, whole genome shotgun sequence window:
- the LOC119765627 gene encoding uncharacterized protein LOC119765627 gives MNFGQNASQEVTIDDLPNEHIFSFLDHDDCLEASLFCHRWYCNAFQIRPVALDIRLDSPSFQSTVSKYCFNGKTYCTTTGFEAARKLLPACQFEVKLLHAADCRRPCFNYTSSRCIFESIKIKNSVCLIFGTMKDILRGKPK, from the exons ATGAATTTCGGCCAAAATGCTTCTCAAGAAGTTACGATTGATGATCTGCCAAATGAG CACATTTTCAGCTTCCTCGACCATGACGACTGCTTGGAGGCGTCGCTGTTTTGTCACCGCTGGTACTGCAACGCATTTCAGATCAGGCCAGTTGCGCTCGACATCCGGCTTGATTCACCCAGCTTTCAAAGTACTGTTTCAAAGTACTGCTTCAACGGAAAGACGTACTGCACGACAACCGGATTCGAAGCGGCTCGGAAGCTACTGCCAGCCTGTCAGTTTGAAGTTAAATTACTTCACGCTGCTGATTGCAGACGCCCTTGTTTCAATTACACTAGCTCACGGTGTATTTTTGAGAGCataaagataaaaaattcggtatgtctgatatttggcaccatgaaagacattttgcggggtaaaCCGAAATAG